A genome region from Bufo gargarizans isolate SCDJY-AF-19 chromosome 2, ASM1485885v1, whole genome shotgun sequence includes the following:
- the DNAJC16 gene encoding dnaJ homolog subfamily C member 16, translated as MGHRRLRLLWRFLVFLFLALQILSAADFDPYRVLGVSRTANQADIKKAYKKLAREWHPDKNKNPGAEDKFIQVSKAYEILSNEEKRTNYDRFGDVGDNQGYSQQQQHHHFRHFHDSFYFDESFFHFPFNSERRDSTDEKYLLQFSHYINEVVPDSFRKPYLIKITSDWCFSCIHIEPVWKEVVQELEGLGVGIGVVHAGYERRLAHHLGAHSTPSILGVINGKISFFHNAVLRENLRHFVESLLPGNLVDKITDKNYIRFLSNWQQENKPHVLLFDQMPPVPLIYKLTAFAYKDYLSFGYVDLGQRETEQMSSQYNINMYAPTMLVFKEHIHKPADVVQARGMKKQVIDDFISTNKFLLAARLTNQKIFQELCPVRKSHRQRKYCVVLLTGEGEPFKKTYDSFLAFASANTKDTVRFVHAFKERQQELAISLLGEDIKPGESSVAILERRNSAGRIVHRTLASAWSGSEENKFALLDFLDRLRKDPSLLSSETILTDLNDELAPVFFLRWIYIAVDYWSDVWESVLHNNWREMMPLLSLIFSALFILFGTVIVQAFSDSSDDRDSVPSDKEEPSDKEKSSETNFTKENTRVPKKGFVEVTELTNVNYMSNLVRLRPGHMNVVLILSSSTKASLLQRFAQEVYTFTGSSSLHFSFLNLDKHREWLEYLLEFAQDAAPIAYQYDEHFLERDYTGYVLALNGHKKYFCLFKAQSTLEDEKLSDEGEVCSPSGDSLRKICLGSGAGHIKKKLNKLSLWMERLLEGSLQRFYIPSWPLLD; from the exons ATGGGCCACCGAAGACTGCGCCTCCTCTGGCGGTTTCTGGTATTTCTATTCCTCGCTCTCCAGATCCTCTCGGCAGCTGACTTTGACCCCTACCGGGTTCTGGGTGTGAGCCGGACGGCGAACCAAGCGGATATTAAAAAAGCCTACAAGAAACTCGCCAGAGAGTG GCATCCTGATAAAAACAAGAACCCGGGAGCAGAAGACAAATTTATCCAAGTCAGCAAGGCCTATGAG ATTCTTTCAAACGAAGAGAAGAGGACAAACTATGACCGCTTCGGAGACGTAGGAGATAACCAGGGTTactcccagcagcagcagcatcaccaCTTCCGTCACTTCCACGACAGCTTCTACTTTGACGAGTCGTTCTTCCACTTCCCCTTTAATTCCGAGCGCAGGGATTCCACTGATGAGAAGTACCTCCTGCAGTTCTCCCACTATATCAACGAGGTGGTCCCCGACAGCTTCCGCAAGCCCTACCTCATCAAGATCACCTCCGACTGGTGCTTCAGCTGCATCCACATCGAACCTGTGTGGAAGGAGGTGGTGCAGGAGTTGGAGGGGTTAG GTGTGGGCATAGGAGTGGTGCATGCTGGGTACGAGAGGCGGCTGGCTCACCATCTCGGTGCACACAGCACTCCGTCCATTTTGGGAGTGATTAATGGGAAGATCTCCTTCTTTCACAATGCCGTCTTACGGGAAAATCTTCGACACTTTGTGGAAAGTTTACTGCCGGGAAATCTAGTGGACAAG ATCACAGATAAAAACTACATCCGGTTCTTATCCAATTGGCAGCAGGAGAATAAGCCCCACGTGCTCCTGTTTGATCAGATGCCTCCTGTCCCACTGATCTACAAG CTGACGGCGTTTGCCTATAAGGATTACCTGTCTTTCGGATACGTGGACCTTGGCCAGAGGGAGACGGAGCAGATGAGCAGCCAGTACAATATTAACATGTACGCCCCAACCATGCTGGTCTTCAAAGAGCACATTCACAAGCCAGCTGATGTTGTGCAG gcaCGAGGAATGAAGAAACAAGTGATTGATGACTTCATTTCTACCAACAAGTTCCTCCTAGCAGCCAGGCTGACTAATCAGAAGATATTTCAGGAGCTGTGTCCTGTGAGGAAATCGCACCGTCAGCGCAA ATATTGTGTCGTCCTGCTAACTGGGGAGGGGGAACCCTTCAAGAAAACCTATGACTCCTTCCTGGCTTTTGCTTCGGCCAACACCAAGGACACTGTTCGATTTGTCCATGCCTTCAAGGAACGCCAACAAGAGCTCGCCATCTCACTGCTTGGAGAGGATATAAAGCCCGGAGAATCCTCT GTGGCAATACTTGAAAGACGGAACTCGGCTGGCAGAATCGTGCACAGGACCCTGGCCAGCGCCTGGAGTGGCAGTGAGGAGAACAAGTTTGCTCTCTTGGATTTCTTAGACCGCTTGAGGAAAGACCCCAGCCTCCTGTCTTCTGAGACCATTCTGACTGATCTGAACGATGAGCTCGCACCG GTGTTCTTCCTGCGCTGGATCTACATTGCAGTTGACTACTGGTCGGATGTATGGGAGAGCGTCCTGCATAATAACTG GAGGGAGATGATGCCGCTGCTGTCTCTGATTTTCTCGGCTctctttatcctttttgggacGGTCATAGTGCAGGCGTTCAG TGACTCTAGCGATGATAGAGATTCTGTTCCATCTGATAAAGAAGAGCCAAGTGACAAGGAGAAGAGTAGCGAGACCAACTTCACCAAGGAGAATACCAG GGTTCCTAAGAAAGGCTTTGTGGAGGTGACGGAATTAACAAATGTAAATTATATGAGTAACCTCGTCCGGCTGCGCCCGGGCCACATGAACGTTGTCCTCATCCTCTCCAGCTCCACCAAGGCTAGTCTGCTGCAGAGGTTTGCCCAAGAAGTATATACCTTTACTGG GAGCAGCTCCCTTCACTTCTCCTTCTTGAACCTGGACAAGCACCGTGAGTGGCTGGAGTACTTGCTGGAGTTTGCTCAAGACGCAGCACCCATCGCCTATCAGTACGACGAGCATTTCCTGGAGCGCGACTACACCGGGTACGTGCTGGCTCTGAATGGACACAAAAAATACTTCTGTCTCTTTAAAGC
- the LOC122929057 gene encoding neuroblastoma suppressor of tumorigenicity 1, whose protein sequence is MMVRFLIGFLLPVLVFAAPPPINRLALFPDKSAWCEAKNITQIVGHSGCESKSIQNRACLGQCFSYSVPNTFPQSTESLVHCDSCMPAKSMWDVVTLECPGNEEVPRVDKLVEKILRCSCQACGKELSQEGAMFNVYLNTAEEALSPAENIGRHQHEEDTPPTAQRDGESEE, encoded by the exons ATGATGGTCCGGTTTCTGATCGGTTTTCTGCTTCCGGTCCTGGTCTTCGCCGCTCCGCCTCCCATTAATAGGTTGGCACTTTTTCCAGATAAAAGTGCCTGGTGCGAGGCTAAAAACATCACACAAATAGTGGGGCACAGCGGCTGTGAGTCCAAGTCTATCCAGAACAG GGCCTGCCTCGGTCAGTGCTTCAGTTACAGCGTCCCAAACACCTTCCCTCAGTCGACGGAGTCCCTGGTGCACTGCGACTCGTGTATGCCGGCCAAGTCCATGTGGGATGTG GTCACGTTGGAGTGTCCAGGGAACGAGGAGGTCCCCCGAGTGGACAAGCTGGTGGAGAAGATCTTACGTTGCAGCTGTCAGGCATGTGGCAAGGAACTGAGCCAAGAAGGCGCCATGTTTAACGTTTACCTCAACACCGCCGAGGAGGCGCTGTCCCCTGCCGAGAACATCGGGCGACACCAGCACGAAGAGGACACCCCCCCTACCGCTCAGCGGGATGGAGAAAGTGAGGAATAA